A single window of Paenibacillus sp. SYP-B4298 DNA harbors:
- the pyrE gene encoding orotate phosphoribosyltransferase, giving the protein MSTIAIAELPKEIAKSLLDIKAVALRPNEPFTWTSGIKSPIYCDNRLTMSYPAIRELVAEGFASLIKQQYPDAQVIAGTATAGIPHAAWVAQKLGLPMIYIRDKAKGHGKQNQIEGKLEAGQKVVVIEDLISTGGSSIKAALAVKDAGGEVRGVLAIFTYQLSRAEEGFREAGIPLTTLSNYTALVEAALELGYIQANEVALLQSWREDPQSFGI; this is encoded by the coding sequence ATGAGTACAATTGCAATTGCAGAGCTGCCTAAGGAAATCGCCAAAAGTCTGCTGGACATCAAGGCGGTGGCGCTACGGCCTAATGAGCCCTTCACTTGGACGTCCGGCATCAAGTCTCCAATCTACTGTGACAATCGGCTGACGATGTCCTATCCGGCCATTCGCGAGCTGGTGGCAGAGGGCTTCGCCTCGCTGATCAAGCAGCAGTACCCGGATGCGCAGGTCATTGCCGGTACGGCTACGGCAGGTATCCCGCATGCGGCGTGGGTGGCGCAGAAGCTGGGTCTGCCGATGATCTATATTCGCGACAAGGCGAAGGGGCACGGCAAGCAGAATCAAATCGAGGGCAAGCTGGAGGCAGGACAAAAGGTTGTCGTCATCGAGGATCTGATCTCAACTGGAGGCAGCTCGATCAAGGCTGCGCTGGCTGTGAAGGATGCGGGCGGCGAGGTGCGGGGCGTGCTGGCGATCTTCACCTATCAGTTGTCCCGTGCAGAGGAAGGCTTCCGCGAGGCGGGCATTCCGCTGACGACACTATCCAATTACACGGCGCTCGTCGAGGCAGCGTTGGAGCTGGGCTATATTCAGGCTAACGAGGTGGCGCTGCTGCAGTCATGGCGTGAGGACCCACAATCATTCGGCATATAA
- the pyrF gene encoding orotidine-5'-phosphate decarboxylase yields MAEHQRVTRDEAAGRIMVALDYPEASHAEGLLKQLEGIPCYIKVGMQLYYAAGPAFIDNLKARGYRVFLDLKMHDIPNTVKGGAGSIARLGVDMFNVHAAGGVKMMEAAAEGVAQALSGTSSSSRPLIIAVTQLTSTSQQVMNTEIGIQGAVEQAVERYARLTQQAGLDGVVASPQETQLIKQACGAAFKTVTPGIRPAGAELGDQSRIMTPRQALDAGTDYMVIGRPITAAAEPRAAFEQIIEELIQ; encoded by the coding sequence ATGGCGGAACATCAGCGTGTAACGCGCGACGAAGCGGCAGGGCGAATTATGGTGGCACTCGATTATCCAGAGGCGTCCCATGCGGAAGGGCTGCTGAAGCAACTGGAAGGCATCCCGTGCTATATTAAAGTGGGCATGCAGTTGTATTATGCTGCAGGCCCGGCATTTATCGACAATCTCAAGGCTCGTGGCTATCGTGTGTTTCTGGATTTGAAGATGCATGACATCCCGAACACGGTCAAGGGGGGAGCGGGCAGCATCGCCAGGCTGGGCGTCGATATGTTCAATGTGCATGCGGCAGGCGGCGTCAAGATGATGGAGGCGGCTGCAGAAGGGGTGGCGCAGGCGTTGTCTGGCACGAGCAGCAGCTCCCGCCCGCTCATTATCGCGGTCACGCAGTTGACCAGCACATCGCAGCAGGTAATGAACACGGAGATCGGCATTCAAGGAGCCGTCGAGCAGGCCGTGGAGCGCTATGCTAGGCTGACACAGCAGGCTGGCCTGGATGGTGTTGTGGCATCGCCGCAGGAGACGCAGCTAATCAAGCAGGCATGCGGCGCCGCATTCAAGACGGTTACGCCAGGCATCCGGCCTGCCGGGGCGGAGCTGGGTGACCAGAGCAGGATCATGACCCCGCGGCAGGCGCTCGACGCCGGAACCGATTACATGGTGATTGGAAGGCCGATTACAGCGGCGGCAGAGCCGCGAGCGGCATTCGAACAAATTATAGAGGAGCTGATCCAATGA